Proteins co-encoded in one Marinomonas sp. IMCC 4694 genomic window:
- a CDS encoding cation:proton antiporter, translating to MEASIVHSFFLIFAGAAVVASIALYTKQPMIIAYIALGVLFGPSVLSLIDEPKLMDEMSHIGIIFLLFLLGLDMQPSHLINMLKKASWIALLSSVIFAFLGYTIAIACGYTNTESFIIGIAMMFSSTIVCIKLLPTTALHHKHTGELVVGLLLLQDIIAIAVLLVLYSLSGTSSNGVMQFIKPLISLPLLIFGAFIFVKYVLLKLITRFDRFHEYIFLVSIGWCLSMAVFAETAGLSAEMGAFIAGITLATSPISQYIATNLKPLRDFFLILFFFTIGASFDLSLLGLVIAPALILAISSILIKPVVFRYLLKGIKEDASTSWEVGFRLGQVSEFSLLIAYLAANIGLIGTEASHVIQATAILTFALSTYIVILNFPNPIAISDKLRRD from the coding sequence ATGGAAGCATCAATAGTACACTCCTTCTTTCTTATTTTTGCAGGAGCCGCTGTTGTTGCGTCCATCGCTCTTTATACCAAACAGCCCATGATTATCGCCTATATTGCATTAGGCGTTTTGTTTGGCCCATCGGTGCTGTCGCTCATAGACGAACCAAAGCTCATGGACGAAATGAGCCATATTGGCATCATTTTCTTGTTGTTTTTACTTGGCCTAGACATGCAGCCAAGCCATCTTATCAACATGTTAAAAAAAGCGTCATGGATCGCCCTACTCAGCTCTGTGATTTTTGCTTTTCTGGGCTACACGATTGCTATTGCTTGCGGCTACACCAACACTGAAAGCTTCATCATTGGCATTGCCATGATGTTTTCCAGCACCATTGTGTGTATAAAACTGCTACCTACAACGGCACTTCATCACAAGCATACCGGTGAACTAGTTGTCGGGCTGTTACTGCTGCAAGACATCATCGCGATCGCCGTACTCCTAGTGCTTTACAGCCTTTCAGGAACAAGTAGTAACGGCGTCATGCAGTTTATAAAGCCACTTATTAGCCTTCCGCTATTAATATTTGGCGCTTTTATTTTTGTAAAATACGTTTTATTAAAATTAATTACTCGATTTGATCGCTTTCACGAATACATCTTTCTTGTTTCGATTGGCTGGTGTTTGTCAATGGCCGTTTTTGCAGAAACCGCTGGGCTGTCTGCTGAGATGGGCGCTTTCATTGCAGGCATCACTTTAGCCACAAGCCCAATATCGCAGTACATTGCAACTAACTTAAAGCCATTAAGAGACTTTTTTCTGATTTTATTTTTCTTCACAATAGGTGCAAGCTTTGATTTATCCTTGCTTGGATTAGTTATTGCCCCTGCTCTTATATTGGCAATCAGTTCTATTTTGATTAAACCCGTGGTATTCCGGTATTTACTTAAAGGAATCAAGGAGGACGCCAGCACTTCATGGGAAGTCGGTTTTCGTTTAGGTCAAGTCAGCGAATTTTCCCTGTTAATTGCCTATTTGGCGGCCAATATAGGCCTAATAGGCACAGAAGCGTCCCACGTCATTCAAGCAACTGCTATTTTAACTTTTGCTTTATCCACTTACATTGTGATTTTAAACTTTCCTAACCCCATCGCCATTTCTGATAAATTGCGTCGAGACTGA